From the genome of Ralstonia pickettii, one region includes:
- a CDS encoding methyltransferase domain-containing protein, protein MAEPPVFQSRDAADPAFWDERFTREHTPWDAAGVPAAFRQFCEAQPAPLSTLIPGCGNAYEAGWLAERGWPVTAIDFAPSAVASAKAVLGPHADVVELADFFGFSPARSVQWIYERAFLCAMPRRLWSDYAVRVAKLLPPGGLLAGFFAVVEGREAVLKGPPFEITQSELDGLLLPAFERVSDMPIAEADSIPVFAGRERWQVWRRRAD, encoded by the coding sequence ATGGCCGAACCGCCCGTCTTCCAATCCCGTGACGCAGCCGATCCCGCCTTCTGGGACGAACGTTTCACGCGTGAGCACACTCCGTGGGACGCGGCCGGTGTGCCCGCCGCCTTCCGGCAATTCTGCGAAGCGCAGCCTGCGCCGCTTTCCACATTGATCCCCGGATGCGGGAACGCCTACGAAGCCGGCTGGCTGGCCGAGCGTGGCTGGCCCGTCACGGCCATCGACTTTGCGCCGAGCGCCGTGGCATCGGCCAAGGCTGTGTTGGGCCCGCACGCCGACGTGGTGGAACTGGCGGATTTCTTCGGCTTTTCGCCGGCTCGCTCGGTGCAATGGATTTATGAACGCGCTTTCCTGTGCGCGATGCCGCGGCGCCTCTGGTCCGACTACGCCGTCCGCGTGGCGAAACTGCTTCCGCCTGGCGGATTGCTGGCCGGTTTCTTTGCCGTGGTGGAAGGCCGTGAAGCGGTGTTGAAGGGGCCGCCGTTCGAGATTACGCAATCCGAGCTGGATGGGCTGCTGCTGCCTGCGTTCGAGCGCGTCAGCGATATGCCTATCGCCGAGGCCGATTCCATTCCCGTGTTCGCTGGGCGCGAGCGCTGGCAAGTCTGGCGCCGCCGCGCCGATTGA
- the aspS gene encoding aspartate--tRNA ligase, producing MQMRTQYCGQVTEQLLGQSVTLSGWAHRRRDHGGVIFIDLRDREGLVQVVCDPDRPEMFKVAEGVRNEFCLQVKGVVRARPEGTTNANLTSGKVEVLCHELTVLNASVTPPFQLDDDNLSETTRLTHRVLDLRRPQMQYNLRLRYKVAMEVRKYLDDKGFIDIETPMLTKSTPEGARDYLVPSRVNAGQFFALPQSPQLFKQMLMVSGFDRYYQITKCFRDEDLRADRQPEFTQIDCETSFLSEQEIRDLFEEMIRTVFKNTMSVELDAKFPVMEFREAMARFGSDKPDLRVKLEFTELTDAMKDVDFKVFSGPANAEGGRVVALRVPGGASLSRGDIDAYTKFVEIYGAKGLAWIKVNEVAKGRDGLQSPIVKNLHDAAIAEILKRSGAQDGDILFFGADRAKVVNDAMGALRLKVGHSDFAKSTGLFEDAWKPLWVIDFPMFEYDEEDARWVAMHHPFTSPKDEHLEYLETDPGKCIAKAYDMVLNGWEIGGGSVRIYREEVQSKVFRALKINDEEARAKFGFLLDALQYGAPPHGGIAFGLDRVVTMMAGADSIRDVIAFPKTQRAQDLLTQAPSPVDEKQLRELHIRLRAAEAKVAAPTAATTA from the coding sequence ATGCAAATGCGTACTCAATACTGCGGTCAGGTCACCGAACAACTGCTCGGCCAGAGCGTCACGCTGTCGGGCTGGGCCCATCGCCGTCGTGACCACGGTGGCGTGATCTTCATCGACCTGCGCGACCGTGAAGGTCTGGTACAGGTGGTGTGTGACCCGGACCGCCCGGAGATGTTCAAGGTGGCCGAAGGTGTGCGTAACGAGTTCTGCCTGCAGGTGAAGGGCGTCGTGCGCGCCCGCCCGGAAGGCACGACCAACGCCAATCTCACCAGCGGCAAGGTTGAAGTGCTGTGCCACGAGCTGACGGTGCTCAACGCTTCGGTCACGCCGCCGTTCCAGCTGGACGATGACAACCTGTCGGAAACCACGCGCCTGACGCACCGCGTGCTGGACCTGCGCCGCCCGCAGATGCAGTACAACCTGCGCCTGCGCTACAAGGTCGCGATGGAGGTGCGCAAGTACCTGGACGACAAGGGCTTCATCGACATCGAAACGCCGATGCTCACCAAGAGCACGCCGGAAGGCGCGCGCGACTACCTGGTGCCGTCACGCGTGAACGCCGGCCAGTTCTTCGCGCTGCCGCAGTCGCCGCAGCTCTTCAAGCAGATGCTGATGGTGTCGGGCTTCGACCGTTACTACCAGATCACCAAGTGCTTCCGCGACGAAGACCTGCGTGCTGACCGCCAGCCCGAATTCACCCAGATCGACTGCGAAACGTCGTTCCTGAGCGAGCAGGAAATCCGCGACCTGTTTGAAGAAATGATCCGCACGGTGTTCAAGAACACCATGTCGGTCGAGCTGGACGCTAAGTTCCCGGTGATGGAGTTCCGCGAGGCGATGGCCCGCTTCGGTTCGGACAAGCCGGACCTGCGCGTCAAGCTGGAGTTCACCGAGCTGACCGATGCCATGAAGGACGTCGACTTCAAGGTGTTCTCGGGCCCGGCCAACGCAGAGGGCGGCCGTGTCGTGGCACTGCGCGTGCCGGGCGGGGCGTCCCTGTCGCGTGGGGATATCGACGCCTACACAAAGTTCGTCGAAATCTACGGTGCCAAGGGCCTGGCCTGGATCAAGGTCAACGAAGTGGCCAAGGGCCGCGACGGCCTGCAATCGCCGATCGTGAAGAACCTGCACGACGCGGCTATCGCCGAGATCTTGAAGCGCAGCGGCGCGCAGGATGGCGACATCCTGTTCTTCGGTGCCGACCGTGCCAAGGTCGTCAACGATGCGATGGGCGCGCTGCGTCTGAAGGTCGGCCACTCGGACTTCGCCAAGAGCACCGGCCTGTTCGAAGACGCCTGGAAGCCGCTGTGGGTGATCGACTTCCCGATGTTCGAGTACGACGAGGAAGACGCGCGCTGGGTGGCCATGCACCACCCGTTCACGAGCCCGAAGGACGAGCACCTGGAATACCTGGAAACCGATCCGGGCAAGTGCATCGCCAAGGCTTACGACATGGTGCTCAACGGCTGGGAAATCGGCGGCGGCTCGGTGCGGATCTACCGCGAAGAAGTGCAGAGCAAGGTGTTCCGCGCGTTGAAAATCAACGATGAGGAAGCGCGTGCCAAGTTCGGCTTCCTGCTCGACGCACTGCAGTACGGCGCGCCCCCGCACGGCGGTATCGCGTTCGGTCTTGACCGCGTCGTCACGATGATGGCCGGTGCCGATTCGATCCGCGACGTGATCGCTTTCCCGAAGACGCAGCGTGCGCAGGATCTGCTGACGCAGGCACCGAGCCCGGTCGACGAAAAGCAGTTGCGCGAACTGCATATCCGTCTGCGCGCTGCCGAGGCAAAGGTCGCTGCACCCACGGCTGCAACGACCGCCTAA
- a CDS encoding sodium:solute symporter family protein — MLIWFVIVYWVISVGIGLWAALRVRNTADFAVAGRSLPFYVVTATVFATWFGSEAVLGIPAEFLKDGLHGVVADPFGSSLCLVLVGLFFAKPLYRMNLLTIGDFYRNRFGRVAETLTTLCIVVSYLGWVAAQIKALGLVFYTVSDGAVSQDLGMMIGAGSVLVYTLFGGMWSVAVTDFIQMIIIVIGMLYIGWEVSGQAGGVGTVVAHAAASGKFSFWPAFNPIEIIGFVTAWITMMLGSIPQQDVFQRVTSSRTERIAGTASVLGGVLYFMFAFVPMFLAYSATLIDPQMVAKYIDTDSQMILPNLVLQHAPIFAQVMFFGALLSAIKSCASATLLAPSVTFAENVLRPLLPNMDDKRFLRVMQAVVLTFTVLVTLFALNSHLSIFHMVESAYKVTLVAAFVPLAFGLFWKRATKQGGLLAITLGLAAWIWCEVFLPNAMLPPQLVGLLASFGAMVAGSLGPQWIANRAPTTKAATQA; from the coding sequence ATGCTGATCTGGTTTGTCATTGTTTACTGGGTGATTTCGGTCGGGATCGGCCTCTGGGCGGCGCTGCGCGTGCGCAATACCGCCGATTTCGCCGTGGCTGGCCGCAGCCTGCCGTTCTACGTCGTGACCGCCACGGTGTTCGCCACCTGGTTTGGCTCCGAGGCGGTGCTCGGGATTCCCGCAGAATTTCTCAAGGACGGCCTGCACGGTGTGGTGGCCGATCCGTTCGGTTCGTCGTTGTGCCTGGTGTTGGTGGGTCTGTTCTTCGCCAAGCCGCTGTACCGGATGAACCTGCTCACCATTGGTGACTTCTATCGCAACCGCTTCGGCCGCGTCGCAGAAACGCTGACCACCCTGTGCATCGTCGTGTCGTACCTGGGCTGGGTGGCAGCGCAGATCAAGGCGCTGGGGCTGGTGTTCTACACCGTGTCTGACGGCGCGGTTTCGCAAGACCTCGGGATGATGATCGGCGCGGGCAGCGTCCTCGTCTACACGCTGTTCGGCGGCATGTGGTCGGTGGCGGTGACCGACTTCATCCAGATGATCATCATCGTGATCGGCATGCTGTACATCGGCTGGGAAGTGTCGGGTCAGGCCGGTGGCGTCGGCACGGTGGTGGCGCACGCGGCGGCTTCGGGCAAGTTTTCGTTCTGGCCGGCGTTCAATCCGATCGAAATCATCGGCTTCGTGACGGCGTGGATCACCATGATGCTCGGCTCGATCCCGCAGCAGGACGTGTTCCAGCGGGTGACGTCGTCGCGCACCGAGCGCATCGCCGGCACAGCTTCGGTGCTGGGCGGCGTGCTGTACTTCATGTTCGCGTTCGTGCCGATGTTCCTGGCGTATTCCGCCACGCTTATCGACCCGCAGATGGTGGCAAAGTACATCGATACCGATTCGCAGATGATCTTGCCGAACCTGGTGCTGCAGCATGCGCCGATCTTTGCGCAGGTGATGTTCTTCGGCGCGCTGCTTTCGGCTATCAAGAGCTGCGCCAGCGCGACGCTGCTCGCGCCGTCCGTGACGTTTGCCGAAAACGTGCTGCGCCCGTTGTTGCCGAACATGGACGACAAGCGCTTCCTGCGCGTCATGCAGGCCGTGGTGCTGACCTTCACGGTGCTGGTGACGCTGTTTGCGCTGAACTCGCACCTGTCGATCTTCCACATGGTCGAAAGTGCTTACAAGGTAACGTTGGTGGCTGCCTTCGTGCCGCTGGCCTTTGGCCTGTTCTGGAAGCGCGCGACGAAGCAGGGCGGTCTGCTGGCGATTACCCTGGGCCTCGCGGCATGGATCTGGTGCGAAGTGTTCCTGCCCAATGCGATGCTTCCGCCACAATTGGTTGGCCTCCTGGCCAGCTTCGGTGCAATGGTCGCTGGCTCGCTCGGGCCGCAATGGATCGCGAACCGTGCGCCAACGACCAAGGCCGCCACACAAGCCTGA
- the ubiB gene encoding ubiquinone biosynthesis regulatory protein kinase UbiB, with product MTRFFRLGKIVFVILYYGLDQLALSGFKSRRIRALVWLLTLGRKPKLPRGERLRLALEQLGPIFVKFGQVLSTRRDLLPPDVADELAKLQDRVPPFDPKVAAAIVEKSLGKPLSALFHRFDHHPVASASIAQVHFATLRGGPFDGREVAVKVLRPGMLPVIDSDLALMRDLATWMEKLWADAKRLKPREVVAEFDKYLHDELDLMREAANASQLRRNFAKSDLLLVPEVFWDWCTSEVFVMERMHGMRISHTEELRAAGVDMHKLARDGVEIFFTQVFRDGFFHADMHPGNILVSVAPETLGRYIALDFGIVGALSEFDKNYLAQNFLAFFQRDYHRVAVLHIESGWAPEETRVEELEGAIRACCEPYFDRPLGEISLGLVLMRLFQTSRRFNVEVQPQLVLLQKTLLNVEGLGRQLDPDLDLWKTAKPFLERWMHEQIGWRGFVERLKVEAPQWANKLPDFPRLVHQILDRHSREDGNAQTAALTALLAEQKRTNRLLSAALLFVGGFAVGIIATHVLAWMSRY from the coding sequence ATGACGCGCTTCTTCCGGTTGGGCAAGATTGTTTTCGTCATTCTCTATTACGGGCTGGATCAGCTGGCGTTGTCGGGCTTCAAGAGCCGCCGCATTCGCGCGCTGGTCTGGTTGCTGACGCTGGGCCGCAAGCCGAAGCTGCCCCGCGGCGAGCGCCTGCGCCTGGCGCTGGAGCAGCTTGGGCCCATCTTCGTGAAGTTCGGGCAGGTGCTGTCGACGCGGCGCGATCTGCTGCCGCCAGATGTGGCCGACGAACTCGCCAAGCTGCAGGATCGTGTGCCGCCGTTCGACCCGAAGGTGGCCGCCGCCATCGTGGAGAAATCGCTCGGCAAGCCGCTCTCGGCGCTGTTCCATCGTTTCGATCATCACCCCGTGGCGAGCGCGTCGATTGCCCAGGTGCATTTCGCCACATTGCGCGGCGGCCCCTTCGATGGTCGCGAGGTGGCGGTCAAGGTCCTGCGCCCGGGCATGCTGCCGGTGATCGACAGCGACCTCGCGCTGATGCGGGATCTCGCGACCTGGATGGAAAAGCTGTGGGCCGACGCCAAGCGCCTGAAGCCGCGCGAGGTGGTCGCCGAATTCGACAAGTACCTGCACGACGAGCTGGACCTGATGCGCGAGGCGGCCAACGCCAGTCAGCTGCGCCGCAATTTTGCCAAGTCCGACCTGCTGTTGGTGCCCGAGGTTTTCTGGGATTGGTGCACGTCCGAAGTGTTTGTGATGGAGCGCATGCACGGCATGCGGATATCGCACACGGAAGAGCTGCGTGCGGCCGGCGTCGACATGCACAAGCTCGCGCGCGACGGCGTGGAGATTTTCTTCACGCAGGTCTTCCGCGATGGCTTTTTCCACGCCGACATGCACCCCGGCAACATTCTCGTGAGCGTGGCGCCTGAGACGCTGGGCCGCTACATCGCGCTGGACTTCGGCATCGTCGGGGCGCTGTCGGAGTTCGACAAGAACTACCTCGCGCAGAACTTCCTGGCGTTTTTCCAGCGCGACTACCACCGCGTAGCGGTGTTGCATATCGAGTCCGGCTGGGCGCCGGAAGAAACACGCGTGGAAGAGCTGGAAGGTGCCATTCGCGCCTGCTGCGAGCCGTATTTCGATCGGCCGCTGGGCGAGATCTCGCTGGGTCTGGTGTTGATGCGGCTGTTCCAGACTTCGCGCCGCTTCAATGTGGAAGTCCAGCCGCAGCTTGTGCTGCTCCAGAAGACGCTGCTGAACGTCGAAGGGCTGGGCCGCCAGCTCGATCCGGATCTGGACTTGTGGAAGACGGCCAAGCCGTTCCTCGAACGCTGGATGCACGAGCAGATCGGCTGGCGCGGTTTTGTCGAGCGGCTGAAGGTCGAGGCGCCGCAATGGGCCAACAAGCTGCCGGACTTCCCGCGCCTGGTGCATCAGATTCTGGATCGCCACTCCCGGGAAGATGGAAACGCGCAGACCGCCGCGCTCACCGCGCTGCTTGCCGAGCAAAAGCGTACCAACCGGCTGCTGTCCGCCGCGCTGCTGTTCGTCGGCGGCTTCGCGGTCGGCATCATTGCGACGCATGTGCTGGCCTGGATGTCCCGCTACTGA
- the nudB gene encoding dihydroneopterin triphosphate diphosphatase has product MPHKIPVSVLVVIHTPDLHVLVMERADHPGFWQSVTGSCDALDEPLADTARREVLEETGIDAAQHHLVDWGHQIEYEIYPRWRHRYAPGVTRNTEHWFGLLVSGKVPVRMSPREHVQAEWLPYEDAAARCFSRSNAEAILQLPERLAAYHARQAALTKDQA; this is encoded by the coding sequence ATGCCGCACAAGATCCCCGTCTCCGTTCTGGTCGTCATTCACACGCCCGACTTGCATGTGTTGGTGATGGAGCGGGCAGATCATCCGGGCTTCTGGCAATCCGTGACAGGCAGCTGCGACGCCCTCGACGAACCGCTGGCCGACACCGCCCGTCGGGAGGTGCTCGAAGAAACCGGCATCGATGCGGCCCAGCATCATCTGGTCGACTGGGGTCACCAGATCGAATACGAAATCTACCCGCGCTGGCGGCACCGGTACGCGCCAGGCGTGACGCGCAACACCGAGCATTGGTTCGGCCTGCTGGTAAGCGGCAAGGTGCCCGTGCGCATGTCGCCGCGCGAGCATGTGCAGGCCGAATGGCTGCCTTACGAAGATGCCGCCGCGCGGTGCTTCTCGCGCAGCAATGCCGAAGCCATCTTGCAGTTGCCCGAACGCCTGGCTGCTTATCATGCCCGTCAAGCGGCACTGACAAAGGACCAAGCCTGA
- the clsB gene encoding cardiolipin synthase ClsB has protein sequence MKVVRDAGPLRSEWRRGKPLPGNHVDLLRGGAEFFPALIQAIDAAQRRVALETYIYTDDATAHSVTEALARAARRGVDVHLTLDGFGTGLLPATIATMLKEAGVRLRIYRPLRGFRLQRRHLRRLHRKIAVIDDDVAFVGGINIIDDLNHAPFNDTALGPRYDFAVRVQGPLVAQIALTVDRLWWQMGVRAGMREVGVTGVAAEFPVITDTPRPRHRGASGQESERAPGNVLASLVLRDNVRNRRAIEREYLRALGAARQEVLIANAYFLPGVRFMRALSACRRRGVRVRLLLQGQVEYRLQHYATRSLYHMLLRDNVEIHEYTASFLHAKVAVVDDRWATVGSSNIDPFSLLLAREANVVVWDATVANELRAALEDAIARHARRILADEHAARRWWWRFADWCAYRLVRLGVVISGRAAHY, from the coding sequence ATGAAGGTCGTGCGCGATGCGGGTCCGCTGCGCTCCGAATGGCGGCGGGGTAAGCCCCTGCCGGGCAACCACGTCGACCTCCTGCGCGGCGGCGCTGAATTCTTCCCCGCACTGATCCAAGCCATCGATGCTGCGCAGCGCCGCGTCGCACTCGAGACCTACATCTACACCGACGATGCCACCGCCCACAGCGTGACCGAGGCGCTCGCCCGCGCGGCGCGGCGCGGCGTGGATGTCCACCTGACCCTCGACGGCTTCGGCACCGGCCTGCTGCCCGCGACCATCGCCACGATGCTGAAAGAGGCGGGCGTGCGGTTGCGCATCTATCGACCGCTGCGCGGTTTCCGCCTGCAACGCCGCCACCTGCGACGGCTGCATCGCAAGATCGCCGTCATCGATGATGACGTGGCGTTCGTGGGCGGCATCAACATCATCGACGACCTGAACCACGCGCCATTCAACGACACCGCGCTGGGGCCGCGTTACGACTTTGCGGTGCGGGTGCAGGGGCCACTGGTCGCGCAGATTGCGCTGACCGTTGACCGGCTCTGGTGGCAGATGGGCGTGCGCGCCGGCATGCGCGAGGTGGGCGTCACGGGCGTCGCCGCAGAATTTCCGGTGATCACCGATACGCCACGGCCACGGCATCGAGGCGCATCCGGCCAGGAAAGCGAGCGCGCACCGGGCAACGTATTGGCCTCGCTGGTGCTGCGCGACAACGTCCGCAACCGGCGGGCGATCGAACGCGAATATCTGCGCGCGCTGGGCGCCGCACGACAAGAGGTGCTCATCGCCAACGCGTACTTCTTGCCGGGCGTGCGTTTCATGCGGGCGCTGTCTGCATGCCGACGGCGCGGTGTGCGCGTGCGCCTGTTGCTGCAAGGGCAGGTCGAATACCGGCTGCAGCACTATGCAACGCGTTCGCTGTATCACATGCTGCTGCGCGATAACGTCGAGATCCACGAATACACCGCGAGCTTCCTGCACGCCAAGGTGGCCGTGGTGGATGACCGCTGGGCGACGGTGGGCTCCAGCAACATCGACCCATTCAGCCTGCTGCTTGCACGCGAAGCGAACGTAGTGGTGTGGGATGCGACCGTCGCCAACGAACTGCGCGCGGCACTCGAAGATGCCATCGCCCGTCACGCACGCCGCATCTTGGCGGATGAGCATGCCGCGCGCCGCTGGTGGTGGCGCTTCGCAGATTGGTGCGCCTATCGGCTCGTGCGCCTTGGCGTGGTCATCAGCGGGCGCGCGGCGCACTACTAG
- a CDS encoding FmdB family zinc ribbon protein yields the protein MPIYAYRCDACGHAKDVLQKMSDAPLTDCPACGAPAFKKQLTAAGFQLKGSGWYVTDFRGGSGGASAAAGGSGTAAQTDAAAPTAAAPAASSDSVSSSASAPAASGGCGTSCACH from the coding sequence ATGCCGATCTATGCTTATCGATGCGACGCCTGCGGCCACGCCAAAGATGTGCTGCAGAAGATGAGCGACGCTCCGCTGACGGATTGCCCCGCATGCGGCGCGCCGGCGTTCAAGAAGCAGCTCACCGCTGCAGGCTTCCAGCTCAAGGGATCGGGTTGGTACGTGACGGACTTCCGCGGCGGTTCCGGTGGTGCATCGGCTGCCGCAGGTGGCAGCGGTACGGCGGCCCAGACGGATGCCGCAGCGCCGACCGCCGCCGCACCGGCTGCCTCGTCGGACAGCGTGTCGTCCAGTGCCAGCGCGCCGGCTGCGTCCGGTGGCTGCGGCACGTCCTGCGCTTGCCACTGA
- a CDS encoding acyl CoA:acetate/3-ketoacid CoA transferase, protein MQVITTDAAARLVEPGWTVACAGFVGAGHAEAVTHALERRFLTTGEPRDLTLVYSAGQGDRATRGVNHFGNPGMTRCVVGGHWRSATRLADLALAEQCDAFNLPQGVLTHLYRAIAGGKPGVLTKMGLHTFVDPRTELDARYHGGAINNRAKAARAAGKASWVEYERFRGEDYLFYPSFPLHCVFLRGTAADPRGNISTHEEAFHHELLAMAQAARNSGGIVIAQVRRLVDRHDNLQAIHVPGILVDYVVVADDETEHQMTFGEAFNPTYIRPWQGEAIQLKEDAIEASEALEASQHGALDARTLVQRRAVLELIAQQPRVVNLGVGMPAAVGALAEQEGARGFTLTVEAGPIGGTPADGLSFGASAYPEAVVDQPAQFDFYEGGGIDLAILGLAELDGAGNVNVSLFGEGGDTIVAGVGGFINITQSARSVVFMGTLTAGGLQVEAEDGKLRIVREGRLKKIVPAVSHLTFNGEYAARSGIPVRYVTERAVFEMRDDGRGARRLTLTEIAPGIDLQRDVLDQCAADVAVAADLREMDARIFRRGAMHTGITPV, encoded by the coding sequence ATGCAAGTCATCACAACGGATGCGGCCGCGCGCTTGGTGGAGCCGGGGTGGACGGTGGCCTGCGCGGGGTTTGTCGGCGCGGGCCATGCAGAGGCGGTCACGCACGCGCTCGAGCGCCGGTTCCTGACCACCGGCGAACCGCGGGACCTTACGCTCGTCTACTCCGCCGGGCAGGGCGATCGCGCCACGCGCGGCGTCAACCACTTCGGCAATCCCGGAATGACACGCTGCGTGGTGGGCGGGCATTGGCGCTCCGCCACACGATTGGCGGACCTGGCGCTCGCCGAGCAATGCGATGCTTTCAACCTGCCTCAAGGCGTGCTCACGCATCTCTACCGCGCCATCGCGGGCGGCAAGCCCGGTGTGCTGACGAAGATGGGCCTGCACACCTTTGTCGACCCACGCACGGAGCTTGACGCGCGCTATCACGGTGGAGCTATCAACAACCGCGCCAAGGCAGCGCGAGCTGCGGGTAAGGCGTCGTGGGTCGAGTACGAGCGCTTTCGGGGCGAAGACTATCTCTTTTACCCGAGCTTCCCGTTGCACTGCGTCTTCCTGCGCGGTACGGCTGCCGACCCACGCGGCAACATCAGCACGCACGAAGAAGCCTTTCACCACGAACTGCTGGCCATGGCGCAAGCTGCGCGCAACTCCGGCGGCATCGTCATCGCGCAGGTGCGTCGGCTCGTCGATCGGCATGACAACCTGCAGGCGATCCACGTGCCGGGCATCCTCGTCGACTACGTGGTCGTTGCTGACGATGAAACCGAACACCAGATGACCTTCGGCGAAGCGTTCAATCCGACCTATATCCGCCCTTGGCAAGGCGAGGCAATCCAGCTCAAGGAAGACGCCATCGAAGCGAGCGAGGCGCTGGAGGCGAGCCAGCACGGCGCGCTGGATGCCCGTACGCTCGTGCAACGCCGCGCTGTGCTGGAACTGATCGCGCAGCAACCTCGGGTCGTCAACCTCGGCGTGGGCATGCCCGCGGCCGTCGGCGCCCTGGCTGAACAGGAGGGGGCGCGCGGTTTCACACTGACTGTGGAGGCCGGCCCCATCGGCGGTACACCGGCAGATGGCCTCAGTTTCGGCGCGTCGGCCTATCCCGAAGCGGTCGTGGATCAGCCCGCGCAATTCGACTTCTACGAAGGGGGCGGCATCGATCTCGCCATCCTCGGACTGGCGGAATTGGACGGCGCCGGCAACGTCAACGTCAGCCTGTTCGGCGAGGGCGGCGACACCATCGTTGCGGGCGTGGGGGGATTCATCAACATCACGCAGAGCGCGCGCTCCGTCGTGTTCATGGGCACACTCACCGCCGGCGGCCTCCAGGTCGAAGCCGAAGACGGCAAGCTGCGCATCGTGCGCGAAGGGCGGCTCAAGAAGATCGTGCCAGCGGTATCGCACCTCACCTTCAACGGGGAATATGCGGCCCGGTCGGGCATTCCTGTGCGCTACGTGACCGAGCGCGCCGTCTTTGAGATGCGTGACGATGGCCGCGGCGCCCGGCGTCTCACTCTCACAGAAATCGCGCCCGGCATCGACCTACAGCGGGACGTACTGGATCAATGCGCCGCAGACGTTGCCGTGGCAGCGGACCTGCGTGAAATGGATGCACGCATCTTTCGCCGTGGCGCCATGCATACCGGCATCACGCCGGTTTGA
- a CDS encoding DUF502 domain-containing protein, translating to MKQKTSALKTWFLTGLLVLVPLAITLWVLSLIIGTMDQSLALLPSAWQPDQLFGRRIPGVGAILTLAFILIVGVLAHNFIGQKLVLWWEALVGRIPVVGPIYSSVKQVSDTLLSSNGNAFRKALLVQYPREGSWTIAFLTGRPGGDVENHLQGEYVSVYVPTTPNPTSGFFLMMPKADTIELDMTVDAALKYIVSMGVVAPEALPRRMDPPDASQQTEDRSPAQGPRDSSNPTALPAEGGAIAAP from the coding sequence ATGAAACAGAAAACCAGCGCACTCAAGACATGGTTCCTGACCGGTCTTCTGGTGCTTGTCCCGCTCGCGATCACGCTGTGGGTGCTGTCGCTCATCATCGGCACGATGGACCAGAGCCTGGCGCTGCTGCCGTCGGCATGGCAGCCGGATCAGCTGTTCGGGCGGCGCATTCCTGGCGTAGGCGCGATTCTCACGCTGGCGTTCATCCTGATCGTGGGCGTGCTGGCGCACAACTTCATCGGCCAGAAGCTGGTGCTCTGGTGGGAAGCGCTTGTCGGCCGCATTCCCGTGGTCGGCCCGATCTATTCGAGCGTGAAGCAGGTGTCGGACACGCTGCTGTCGTCCAACGGCAATGCATTCCGCAAGGCGCTGCTGGTGCAGTACCCGCGTGAGGGCTCCTGGACGATCGCCTTCCTGACCGGCCGCCCCGGTGGTGATGTCGAGAACCACCTGCAGGGCGAGTACGTCAGCGTTTACGTGCCGACCACGCCCAACCCGACGTCGGGCTTCTTCCTCATGATGCCCAAGGCCGACACCATCGAGCTGGACATGACGGTGGACGCGGCGCTCAAGTACATCGTGTCGATGGGTGTGGTGGCGCCTGAAGCGCTGCCGCGCCGCATGGACCCGCCCGATGCCTCTCAACAGACGGAGGACCGGTCGCCGGCTCAAGGGCCGCGCGACTCTTCGAATCCGACCGCGCTGCCTGCAGAAGGCGGCGCCATCGCGGCACCCTGA
- a CDS encoding endonuclease/exonuclease/phosphatase family protein has product MLRLRVATYNIHKGVTGIARRVRVHDVRQGLHTMDADIVFLQEVQDRNDRLVAAELFDPNYTQLRYLATDVYPHTVYGRNAVYEHGHHGNAILSRFPILLSENLDISDHRFEQRGLLHAVTDLGFGEVHLLCAHFGLFARSRQRQAEALVDRVRSVVPPDAPLVVAGDFNDWNNRLDRMICQALGATEVADKAADARPVRTFPSQMPWLRLDRIYVRGFDIERAHALTGREWAQRSDHVPLLAELAHP; this is encoded by the coding sequence ATGCTGCGTTTGCGCGTTGCCACCTACAACATCCACAAGGGCGTGACGGGCATCGCGCGGCGCGTGCGCGTGCATGACGTTCGGCAGGGCCTGCACACCATGGACGCCGACATCGTTTTTCTGCAAGAGGTGCAGGACCGCAACGACCGCCTGGTCGCCGCCGAGTTGTTCGACCCGAACTACACGCAACTGCGCTACCTTGCGACCGATGTCTATCCGCACACGGTCTATGGCCGCAACGCTGTCTACGAGCACGGGCATCACGGCAACGCCATCCTGTCGCGATTTCCGATCCTGCTGTCGGAAAACCTGGATATCTCCGATCACCGTTTCGAGCAGCGCGGCCTGCTGCATGCCGTCACCGATCTCGGCTTCGGCGAGGTGCATTTGCTGTGCGCGCACTTCGGCTTGTTTGCCCGCAGCCGGCAGCGGCAGGCGGAGGCACTGGTCGATCGCGTGCGTTCGGTCGTGCCACCCGATGCGCCGCTCGTGGTGGCGGGCGATTTCAACGATTGGAACAACCGGCTCGATCGCATGATTTGCCAGGCGCTGGGTGCGACCGAAGTGGCCGACAAGGCCGCCGATGCGCGCCCGGTCCGCACCTTCCCCAGCCAGATGCCATGGCTGCGGCTGGACCGCATCTATGTGCGCGGTTTCGATATTGAACGTGCGCACGCGCTGACGGGCCGCGAGTGGGCACAACGCTCCGATCACGTGCCCCTGCTGGCTGAACTGGCGCATCCATGA